A genomic window from Enterobacter cloacae subsp. cloacae ATCC 13047 includes:
- the umuD gene encoding translesion error-prone DNA polymerase V autoproteolytic subunit — MKHISLVQPDIQRVSSKQPFFGDLIPCGFPLPSEGIEDQPLDLHNYCVKRPSSTFFIRCDGLSMIDAGIAPRDLLVVDCSIRPEHGAIVVARVDGEFTVKKLQLRPFPALIPMNPDFPVIEVEPELLEIFGVVTFSIRDCLHVSA; from the coding sequence ATGAAACACATTTCATTGGTTCAGCCTGATATTCAGCGAGTCTCAAGTAAACAGCCTTTCTTTGGTGATTTGATCCCTTGTGGCTTTCCACTCCCCTCTGAAGGCATTGAAGATCAACCTCTTGATTTGCATAACTACTGTGTAAAGCGCCCTTCAAGCACCTTCTTCATTCGATGCGATGGCCTTTCTATGATTGATGCAGGTATTGCGCCGCGAGATTTGCTGGTAGTAGATTGCTCTATTCGCCCTGAGCATGGAGCCATTGTTGTGGCCCGTGTAGATGGTGAGTTCACAGTAAAAAAATTACAGCTTCGTCCGTTTCCTGCACTAATCCCAATGAACCCAGACTTTCCCGTCATTGAAGTAGAGCCGGAACTTCTTGAAATTTTTGGCGTGGTTACTTTCAGTATCAGGGACTGCCTTCATGTTTCTGCATAG
- a CDS encoding thermonuclease family protein, with protein sequence MNNALKVLPLIMLSIPVVAEADITGKIVRVLDGDTVEILAGNVATRVRLNGIDAPEKAQPFGQRSRQALTAIVGGKTVLAVGEKRDRYGRLLATLILDGRDINATQVYSGMAWVYRYKGLATEPEYLRYERDARTARRGLWSEKEPVEPSIWRQRHR encoded by the coding sequence ATGAATAACGCGCTAAAGGTATTGCCGCTGATAATGCTGAGCATTCCTGTAGTGGCTGAGGCTGATATCACTGGAAAAATTGTCCGAGTGCTGGATGGTGATACTGTAGAAATCCTGGCTGGGAATGTTGCAACGCGCGTCAGGCTTAATGGGATTGATGCTCCTGAAAAGGCTCAGCCTTTTGGTCAACGGTCAAGGCAGGCACTGACGGCAATCGTGGGAGGGAAAACTGTGCTTGCTGTCGGAGAAAAGCGGGACCGCTATGGTCGATTACTGGCAACTCTGATACTGGATGGCCGAGATATTAACGCCACACAGGTATATTCAGGCATGGCGTGGGTATACCGTTATAAGGGCCTCGCCACTGAGCCTGAATATCTGCGTTATGAACGGGATGCCCGGACTGCACGGAGAGGATTATGGTCTGAGAAGGAGCCGGTTGAACCTTCGATCTGGCGGCAGCGGCATAGGTAA
- a CDS encoding RES domain-containing protein yields the protein MTIPVHDYAWQRTEKAVNHYRANQGADILEKYFRSKTVMNDEKYICHACIGEKYVKAEIKNFGSAGQECSYCHKRFKNVPVSHIAGLMNQVFEDYYEPREADYYFGTTSGSTAQEVICDELKVDDEDIITDIYDCLCDEFNDYQDTDPPNYNEDYVYTGRGFSSENLSRAWKKMIRSLNEEARFFNRTVKVFLDDLFVDLKEFKTEKDESPIQIIDGDTALYRARVFETLEEVEEALTHPERNFGPPPPDKARSGRMNAQGISVFYGATTQDVAISEVRPPVGSRVVVAAFRPLKEMRILDISALDTLIFSRESVFNPKTIRSLERTAFLKTFSRKMTLPVFGKRQDSEYLITQAIAEYLSVSEKYQLDGISFRSTQVKREAKGSRRRHKAPGGYNIVLFSKSAGVKHSDKHMREYQVRFMHDFEDEPGHFHPSIHQVVDAEPERDNDWEFRSDFMLSQRKHSLEMIPDGLTYYHIQGVSYQKTSTEIEQGMPVIRPTEKRNPI from the coding sequence ATGACCATTCCAGTGCATGATTATGCCTGGCAGAGAACAGAAAAAGCAGTGAACCATTACCGAGCGAATCAAGGTGCGGATATACTTGAAAAGTATTTCAGGAGCAAGACAGTAATGAACGATGAAAAATATATATGTCATGCCTGCATAGGTGAGAAATATGTTAAAGCAGAAATAAAAAACTTTGGCTCAGCAGGTCAGGAGTGCAGTTATTGCCATAAGCGATTTAAGAATGTTCCCGTCTCACATATTGCTGGTCTGATGAATCAGGTGTTTGAAGATTATTACGAGCCAAGAGAAGCAGATTATTATTTCGGTACAACCTCTGGCTCGACAGCGCAGGAAGTAATTTGTGACGAACTAAAAGTAGATGATGAGGATATTATTACTGATATTTATGATTGTCTCTGTGATGAGTTCAATGATTATCAGGATACAGATCCACCAAATTATAATGAAGATTATGTGTATACAGGACGAGGGTTTAGTTCAGAGAATTTAAGTCGGGCATGGAAAAAAATGATCCGGTCACTAAATGAAGAAGCTCGGTTCTTCAACCGTACCGTTAAAGTGTTCCTCGATGATTTGTTTGTCGATTTGAAAGAGTTTAAAACAGAGAAAGATGAATCTCCTATACAGATAATTGACGGCGATACGGCTTTGTATCGAGCCAGGGTATTTGAAACGCTAGAGGAAGTGGAAGAAGCTCTGACCCACCCGGAGCGCAATTTCGGGCCACCTCCACCCGATAAAGCCCGTTCAGGTCGAATGAACGCACAGGGGATATCCGTTTTTTACGGGGCAACAACTCAGGATGTGGCAATATCTGAAGTCCGACCGCCGGTAGGCAGTCGCGTGGTTGTCGCCGCTTTCAGACCACTCAAAGAAATGCGTATTCTCGATATTTCGGCTCTTGATACACTTATCTTTTCACGCGAAAGTGTATTTAACCCCAAGACCATACGTAGTCTTGAACGAACAGCCTTTCTAAAAACTTTCTCACGCAAAATGACGCTGCCAGTCTTCGGTAAGCGGCAGGACAGCGAATACTTGATCACTCAGGCGATAGCTGAATATCTAAGTGTCTCAGAGAAATACCAGCTCGATGGCATTAGTTTTCGTTCTACGCAGGTAAAAAGGGAAGCGAAGGGGAGCCGTCGCAGGCACAAGGCGCCGGGAGGCTACAATATTGTTTTGTTCAGTAAGTCTGCGGGGGTAAAACACTCCGATAAGCATATGCGGGAATATCAGGTGCGGTTTATGCATGATTTCGAAGATGAACCTGGACATTTTCATCCCTCAATCCATCAGGTCGTAGACGCTGAGCCAGAGAGGGATAATGATTGGGAATTTCGTTCTGACTTTATGCTTTCCCAGCGCAAACATAGCCTTGAAATGATCCCTGATGGTCTGACTTATTATCACATTCAGGGGGTCTCCTATCAGAAAACTTCAACAGAAATTGAGCAAGGAATGCCAGTTATCCGGCCCACGGAAAAACGAAATCCAATTTGA
- a CDS encoding tyrosine-type recombinase/integrase, with product MLERSHYPSAMLMPVTDLDWSRIFAMRQLAISSSDAPAYMLAPEVALLFSYMHDLRERCYFETLWNTGARPNEALALTPQDFSFDAVMPFVTLKTLKQRNRGRGRPEKNAPPVRSVALWDADYRARMQSLITTFGIRKTDLIWPGRSSSSATQPVSVSADTVSRWLNRALAAAESDGVTFSVSPIVPKTFRHSFAMHILFNRIHPKVLQSLMGHKSFKSTEVYTRLFLFDVAGQHEVSFGFDVEQARQALRLGVMKQD from the coding sequence ATGTTGGAACGTTCTCACTATCCAAGTGCAATGCTGATGCCGGTCACTGACCTCGACTGGTCGCGGATTTTTGCCATGCGCCAGCTCGCCATTTCTTCTTCTGATGCACCGGCATACATGCTCGCGCCAGAGGTTGCACTCCTGTTCAGCTATATGCACGATCTGCGCGAACGCTGTTATTTTGAAACGTTATGGAATACAGGAGCCAGGCCAAATGAAGCCCTGGCGCTGACTCCACAGGACTTTTCTTTTGATGCTGTTATGCCATTTGTCACGCTGAAAACGCTTAAACAGAGGAATCGGGGACGTGGCCGCCCGGAGAAAAATGCTCCCCCTGTTCGTTCAGTCGCTCTTTGGGATGCCGATTATCGCGCACGTATGCAGTCCCTGATCACCACCTTTGGTATTCGTAAAACCGATCTAATCTGGCCGGGCCGCAGTTCTTCTTCCGCCACTCAGCCAGTTTCCGTATCTGCTGATACCGTATCACGCTGGCTTAATCGTGCTTTAGCTGCCGCAGAAAGTGACGGTGTCACATTTAGTGTTTCGCCTATCGTACCCAAAACCTTCCGGCACAGTTTTGCGATGCACATTTTATTTAACCGGATTCATCCCAAAGTCTTGCAGTCGCTGATGGGCCACAAATCGTTTAAGAGTACAGAAGTCTATACCCGGTTGTTCCTGTTCGATGTCGCCGGGCAGCATGAGGTTAGTTTCGGATTCGATGTAGAACAGGCGCGGCAGGCTCTGAGGCTCGGAGTGATGAAACAGGACTGA
- the dnaB gene encoding replicative DNA helicase, producing MKNESQDQNLAALPRSHEAEQAVLGGLMLANDEWDNIAEILSEADFYLKVHRVIYREMGVLVKQNFPIDLITLTDSLRGKGLEQACGGFGYIAELSKNTPSAANIHAYANLVRETAIKREILAVVNEVASETMQPRGRTAKELLDLAESRVMGISEVRAKSQTGPSPISAILGSTIERLDQLFHTPHDGITGLDTGYNDLNKKTAGLQNSDLIVIAARPSMGKTTFAMNICENVANSQDKPVLIFSLEMPKEQLMMRMLASLGRVDQTHIRTGMLDDDEWQRIAATSGVLLERDNIHIDDTSGLTPTELRSRARRLHRECGGLSLIMVDYLQLMRVPEIDSNRTLEIAEITRSLKSLAKELQLPVIALSQLNRSLEARADKRPLNSDLRESGSIEQDADVIMFIYRDEVYNERSEDKGIAEIIIGKQRNGPIGTVRLTFNGQWSRFDNYAGIGSDD from the coding sequence ATGAAGAATGAATCTCAAGATCAGAATCTCGCCGCACTCCCACGTTCGCACGAGGCAGAACAGGCTGTATTGGGTGGTTTGATGCTAGCGAATGATGAATGGGATAACATCGCAGAAATCCTGTCTGAAGCAGACTTCTATCTGAAAGTACATCGCGTGATTTATCGCGAAATGGGCGTGCTTGTTAAGCAAAACTTTCCAATTGACCTCATAACACTGACGGATTCACTACGAGGTAAGGGACTGGAACAAGCCTGCGGCGGGTTTGGTTACATTGCCGAATTATCGAAGAATACACCCAGCGCGGCCAATATTCACGCCTATGCGAATTTGGTAAGAGAGACTGCAATTAAGCGCGAAATTCTGGCTGTGGTAAATGAAGTTGCTTCGGAGACAATGCAGCCGCGTGGCCGGACGGCGAAAGAGTTGCTTGATCTGGCAGAAAGTAGGGTAATGGGTATCTCAGAAGTACGAGCTAAATCTCAAACAGGCCCTTCTCCAATTAGCGCAATTCTAGGAAGTACCATTGAGCGTCTAGATCAATTATTCCACACTCCACACGACGGCATTACAGGTCTGGATACCGGATATAATGATCTCAATAAAAAAACAGCAGGGCTTCAGAACTCCGATTTAATTGTGATTGCGGCGCGGCCTTCGATGGGGAAAACCACGTTTGCAATGAACATCTGCGAAAACGTGGCAAACAGCCAGGATAAACCGGTGTTGATTTTCAGTCTGGAAATGCCGAAAGAACAGTTGATGATGCGTATGTTGGCCTCTTTAGGGCGCGTAGATCAAACCCATATCCGTACTGGTATGCTCGATGATGACGAATGGCAGCGGATTGCAGCTACATCAGGAGTGTTACTGGAAAGAGACAATATTCATATTGATGACACCAGTGGTCTTACGCCAACAGAGCTGAGAAGCCGGGCCAGACGACTGCACCGTGAATGTGGAGGCCTGAGTCTGATTATGGTGGATTACCTTCAATTGATGCGTGTACCCGAAATTGACTCCAACCGAACATTGGAAATTGCCGAAATAACTCGTTCTCTGAAAAGCCTGGCGAAAGAGTTGCAATTACCAGTGATTGCGTTGTCACAGCTTAACCGATCACTGGAAGCCCGTGCGGATAAGCGGCCACTGAACTCAGACCTGCGGGAGTCCGGGTCAATTGAACAGGATGCTGATGTGATCATGTTTATTTACCGCGATGAAGTTTACAACGAAAGAAGCGAAGATAAGGGAATTGCAGAAATAATCATCGGGAAGCAACGCAACGGCCCTATTGGAACCGTCAGACTTACCTTTAATGGGCAATGGTCACGCTTTGATAATTATGCCGGGATTGGCTCAGACGATTAA